The following are from one region of the Methanospirillum hungatei genome:
- a CDS encoding RNA methyltransferase: MPHIRIVLVEPLYEGNVGFAARVMKNFGFTDMVLINPCTIGNEAKIRASHADDVLLNATTMTLDEVFATSHRVVATTGSLSYSACHPTRMPFYSPKELRHLIGDLEGTISILFGRENWGLSNEEVRRADIICTIPTSPIYPIINLSHAVGVICYELANLPKAEIPLATVEEMDHLYDHIDQYLDLVDHPGFKRESTMTLIRRVLGRCNLTWRECSTIHGLLRRSEWHIIPSDNENLVRSSEDEELEHNDKL; this comes from the coding sequence ATGCCCCATATACGGATTGTCCTGGTCGAACCGCTATATGAGGGAAATGTTGGATTTGCTGCCAGGGTGATGAAGAATTTCGGTTTTACCGATATGGTTCTCATCAATCCCTGCACCATAGGAAATGAAGCAAAAATCCGGGCATCCCATGCTGATGATGTACTCCTGAATGCTACCACCATGACCCTTGATGAAGTTTTTGCCACATCACACCGCGTGGTTGCTACGACCGGATCACTCTCCTATTCTGCTTGTCATCCGACGAGAATGCCATTTTATTCTCCAAAAGAACTCCGTCACCTGATTGGGGATCTTGAAGGCACGATTTCTATCTTATTTGGACGGGAAAACTGGGGACTGTCAAACGAAGAAGTCAGAAGGGCAGATATTATCTGTACCATTCCAACATCACCCATCTATCCGATTATCAACCTCTCCCATGCGGTGGGTGTCATATGCTATGAACTGGCAAATCTGCCAAAAGCAGAAATCCCGCTTGCGACGGTAGAAGAGATGGATCATCTCTACGATCATATTGATCAGTATCTCGATCTTGTCGACCACCCTGGGTTTAAGCGGGAATCAACGATGACCCTTATCAGACGGGTGCTTGGACGATGCAATCTGACTTGGAGAGAATGCAGCACCATCCATGGACTTCTCAGGCGTTCTGAGTGGCACATTATTCCATCAGACAATGAAAACCTGGTCAGGTCTTCTGAAGATGAAGAACTGGAACATAATGATAAACTGTAA
- the dcd gene encoding dCTP deaminase gives MILVDWQITDRIERGYISIDPYNPELIQPNSIDIRLGNHFVWYTPGEEIIDPYTRDSVTSGTEEMTAESIVLHPGQFVLAETMEAIQLPDNIVASIEGKSSIARLGIELHQTGGWIDAGFAGSITLEMCNVNQRPVRMHAGMPIGQLVFYTTERALCPYNTKKDAKYLNQRQATLSRYYENKKRT, from the coding sequence ATGATCCTTGTTGACTGGCAGATAACGGATCGGATAGAACGTGGGTATATAAGTATAGATCCTTACAATCCTGAGTTAATCCAGCCAAATTCTATAGATATCCGGCTCGGTAATCATTTTGTCTGGTATACACCGGGAGAGGAAATTATTGATCCTTATACCCGGGATTCTGTGACCAGTGGGACTGAAGAGATGACCGCAGAAAGTATTGTTCTACACCCCGGTCAATTTGTCCTTGCCGAAACAATGGAGGCTATCCAACTTCCTGACAATATTGTGGCCAGTATCGAAGGAAAAAGCAGTATCGCCCGACTGGGTATTGAATTACACCAGACCGGGGGGTGGATTGATGCAGGTTTTGCCGGATCTATTACCCTTGAGATGTGCAACGTAAATCAGCGCCCGGTCCGGATGCATGCTGGTATGCCAATCGGCCAACTGGTCTTTTATACAACCGAGCGGGCATTGTGTCCATATAATACCAAAAAGGATGCAAAATACTTAAATCAGCGTCAGGCCACACTCTCCCGATACTACGAGAATAAGAAAAGAACCTGA
- a CDS encoding threonine--tRNA ligase, which translates to MRLLLIHSDFIEYEAKKKTKFAEEPCNPSDRLDDALVAFCAVESPDADDIDDVISQTVNAISEMAGKVECNRVMVYPYAHLSSDLAAPDLAVGALKSIEDSLEKAGHEVKRAPFGWYKSFSLSCKGHPLSELSRSITPSEDAVKPEKKHIEHKFFVMTPEGTVHDVKEYMDDSPFAALIKKEMGTAVPVGGEPVHVDLMRSKEFVDYEPVSDVGHLRWLPRGKLVRDLLADYALSLVLDYGASPVETPVMYDLADKAIFEHADKFGERQYRFKSGNRSMMLRFAACFGMFTTMRSMHISPNHLPMKMYELSTYSFRHEQKGEVIGLKRLRAFTMPDMHSLCKDLENALTCFEEQLSIGWKTGRDFGTQLVAVFRCTEEFYKDHETWIKKIVKESNVPILIETLSDRVHYWIAKIDLAAIDGQNRPIENPTVQIDVESSKRFGIKYHLADGTEVFPPILHCSPTGSVERVFCAILENTVNQKVAHLPTWLTPTQVRIIPVTDNHLGYASELAEKLTKARIRADVDDRDDSLNKKIRAAGMDWVSYVIVIGDSETASGNLTVTVRSLSEPNKPHKITCTAEKLIEMIAEETAGMPYRPMYTPRMLSLKPRYI; encoded by the coding sequence ATGCGCCTTCTTTTAATTCATTCAGATTTCATTGAATACGAAGCAAAGAAAAAAACAAAATTTGCAGAAGAACCCTGTAATCCGTCAGACCGGCTTGATGATGCCTTGGTTGCATTTTGTGCTGTTGAGTCACCGGATGCTGATGATATTGACGATGTTATCAGCCAGACCGTAAACGCAATCAGTGAAATGGCTGGAAAAGTTGAGTGTAACCGGGTCATGGTGTACCCGTATGCACATCTTTCATCTGATCTTGCAGCTCCAGATCTTGCAGTTGGAGCCTTAAAATCCATAGAAGACTCTTTGGAAAAGGCTGGACATGAGGTCAAACGGGCGCCATTCGGATGGTACAAGTCCTTTTCTCTCTCATGCAAGGGTCACCCCTTATCCGAACTCTCCCGGTCAATTACCCCCTCTGAAGATGCGGTTAAACCGGAGAAGAAACATATCGAGCACAAATTCTTTGTAATGACACCTGAAGGGACTGTTCATGACGTTAAAGAATACATGGATGATTCACCCTTTGCAGCTCTTATCAAAAAAGAGATGGGAACTGCAGTTCCGGTCGGCGGTGAACCAGTCCATGTTGACCTCATGCGGTCCAAGGAATTTGTGGACTATGAACCGGTATCTGATGTTGGGCACCTTCGCTGGCTCCCCCGTGGAAAGTTAGTACGTGATCTTCTTGCAGATTATGCTCTCTCACTAGTTCTTGATTACGGGGCAAGTCCGGTAGAGACCCCGGTTATGTACGACCTTGCAGATAAGGCCATCTTTGAACACGCCGACAAGTTTGGAGAGCGTCAGTACAGGTTTAAATCAGGAAACCGGAGCATGATGCTCAGATTTGCTGCCTGTTTTGGTATGTTCACCACCATGCGGAGTATGCATATCTCACCAAACCACCTGCCGATGAAGATGTATGAGCTCTCCACCTATTCATTCCGTCATGAACAGAAGGGTGAGGTTATCGGTCTGAAACGGCTTCGTGCATTTACTATGCCGGATATGCATTCCCTGTGTAAGGATCTTGAGAATGCTCTTACCTGTTTTGAGGAACAACTTTCAATCGGGTGGAAGACAGGACGGGATTTCGGAACTCAACTGGTTGCGGTCTTCCGGTGTACAGAAGAGTTCTATAAAGACCATGAGACATGGATCAAAAAGATCGTCAAAGAATCTAATGTCCCAATCCTGATTGAAACACTCTCTGACCGGGTTCACTACTGGATTGCAAAGATTGACCTTGCAGCCATCGACGGGCAGAATCGTCCGATTGAAAACCCGACCGTCCAGATAGATGTGGAAAGCAGTAAGCGGTTCGGTATTAAATACCACCTTGCAGACGGAACTGAAGTATTCCCCCCGATTCTCCACTGTTCACCAACCGGATCGGTTGAGCGGGTATTTTGTGCAATTCTTGAGAATACAGTAAACCAGAAGGTCGCTCACCTTCCAACATGGCTTACACCAACCCAGGTCCGGATTATTCCGGTTACTGATAATCACCTTGGATATGCCTCTGAACTGGCAGAAAAACTAACCAAAGCCCGCATCAGAGCTGATGTTGATGACCGTGATGATTCACTGAATAAAAAGATCAGGGCGGCAGGTATGGACTGGGTATCATATGTAATTGTTATCGGTGACTCTGAGACGGCTTCCGGAAACCTGACGGTAACGGTCAGATCATTATCTGAACCAAATAAACCACATAAAATTACCTGCACTGCAGAGAAACTTATAGAAATGATCGCCGAAGAGACTGCTGGAATGCCGTACCGGCCGATGTATACTCCCCGGATGTTATCTCTCAAACCGAGATATATCTAA
- a CDS encoding 4Fe-4S binding protein, with protein MAKKRLSVIDADRCVGCQSCMFACTRRLGYGGVAKSAIHVSSVGGIERGFSVRVCRACQDPPCIRLCPENALVPRPGGGVTLKKDLCTGCRKCLDGCILGAISWDEEENHPIICIYCGYCAQYCPYEVIALEELMPDES; from the coding sequence ATGGCAAAGAAACGACTCTCCGTAATCGATGCTGACCGGTGTGTCGGGTGTCAGTCATGTATGTTTGCCTGCACCCGAAGGCTGGGATATGGAGGAGTTGCCAAATCTGCAATACATGTCAGTTCTGTCGGAGGAATTGAACGCGGATTCTCTGTGCGGGTCTGCCGGGCATGCCAGGATCCCCCTTGTATCCGCCTCTGTCCTGAAAATGCCCTGGTTCCCAGGCCGGGTGGCGGAGTAACCCTGAAAAAAGATCTGTGCACCGGATGCAGAAAATGCCTGGACGGATGTATCCTTGGTGCAATATCATGGGATGAAGAAGAAAATCACCCCATTATCTGCATATATTGTGGATATTGTGCTCAGTATTGTCCGTATGAAGTCATTGCACTGGAGGAACTGATGCCGGATGAATCCTGA
- a CDS encoding aldehyde ferredoxin oxidoreductase N-terminal domain-containing protein: protein MNPDPVLSKVLFIDLSSWSFHIEERPDLFSTRLGGAGAAIRLLDENCPKGADPLGPDNPIILTVGTATALFPLASKCVAMFKSPLTGNLGESHAGGRTAVAIRSASYGAIVITGKASHPVYLSITKDGVAFRDARALWGTGRSDTAARIIRSKDGTPGTRTILRIGRAGENLVRYANVTSETYRHFGRMGLGAVFGSKKLKAVLISGDDLIHVSDRKKYRELYDRLFDQVTKSPLMQKYHEIGTPVNVKSLSAMGSLPVKNLTEQRLTGGENLSGEEFARLFLSRRVACSHCPVSCIHIGQIRIPYPNDPYFYKTIPVSYDYELIYALGFMLGVSNPTDVLTLIDVIEHTGLDAMSAGVCAAWATEAMAHKIITEYETGGIRLSFGDTNQYLAFFEALTRQQGEFYKDLGMGAEYAATKYGGTEYALAFGKNEMPGYHTGPATYIGYICGARHSHLDNAGYSIDQKPDEKFPKDPEGIADELYHEEAYRQILSSLVVCFFARGLYTPEIIQEVLSVCGISMSLKELDGLGRSILREKYLFKIREGFSLEPESVPIPKRILELPSGRGLIEAESIRRGIERYKVLLENDKL from the coding sequence ATGAATCCTGATCCAGTCCTTTCAAAAGTTCTCTTTATTGATCTCTCTTCCTGGTCATTTCACATAGAGGAGCGACCTGATCTATTCTCAACACGGCTTGGTGGGGCCGGAGCAGCAATCAGACTTCTGGATGAAAATTGTCCAAAGGGAGCTGATCCACTCGGACCAGATAACCCGATAATCCTTACAGTCGGAACTGCGACTGCCCTCTTTCCTCTTGCTTCAAAATGTGTTGCAATGTTTAAATCCCCACTGACTGGAAATCTGGGGGAGAGTCATGCCGGCGGTAGAACAGCTGTTGCTATCAGATCAGCAAGTTATGGAGCGATTGTCATCACTGGAAAAGCATCTCATCCGGTGTATCTTTCAATAACAAAGGACGGAGTGGCATTCCGGGATGCCCGGGCACTTTGGGGAACTGGCCGAAGTGATACAGCAGCCAGAATTATCAGATCAAAAGACGGAACTCCAGGAACACGAACCATCCTCAGAATTGGTCGTGCAGGTGAGAATCTTGTGAGATATGCAAATGTCACCTCTGAAACATACCGGCATTTTGGAAGGATGGGACTTGGGGCAGTATTTGGATCGAAAAAACTAAAAGCAGTACTGATTTCCGGAGATGATCTCATCCACGTCTCTGACCGGAAAAAATACCGTGAACTCTATGACCGGCTTTTTGACCAGGTGACAAAATCTCCTCTTATGCAAAAATACCATGAGATAGGAACTCCTGTTAACGTGAAATCGCTCTCTGCCATGGGATCTCTTCCGGTCAAAAATCTCACCGAACAAAGACTTACCGGAGGAGAAAACCTGTCCGGAGAGGAGTTTGCACGGCTCTTTCTTTCCCGTCGTGTAGCCTGTTCACATTGCCCAGTGAGTTGTATTCATATCGGACAGATACGGATACCCTACCCGAATGATCCCTATTTTTACAAAACTATTCCGGTGAGTTATGATTATGAACTCATCTATGCTCTTGGATTCATGCTCGGAGTATCAAACCCGACTGATGTCCTGACACTGATTGATGTCATTGAACATACCGGACTTGATGCGATGTCAGCCGGTGTGTGTGCAGCCTGGGCAACAGAAGCCATGGCACATAAAATTATCACCGAATATGAGACCGGAGGAATCAGACTTTCGTTTGGTGACACAAATCAATATCTCGCCTTTTTTGAGGCACTTACCAGGCAGCAGGGAGAATTTTACAAAGACCTTGGCATGGGAGCAGAATATGCTGCTACAAAATATGGTGGTACTGAATATGCCCTTGCCTTTGGTAAAAACGAAATGCCAGGTTACCACACCGGTCCTGCAACATATATCGGATATATCTGTGGAGCCAGGCACAGCCATCTTGATAATGCCGGATATAGTATTGATCAGAAACCTGATGAAAAATTTCCAAAAGATCCGGAGGGAATTGCAGATGAACTCTATCATGAAGAAGCATATCGCCAGATCCTCTCAAGTCTTGTGGTCTGTTTCTTCGCACGCGGGCTGTATACTCCGGAAATTATCCAGGAAGTCTTGTCGGTCTGTGGAATTTCGATGAGCCTGAAAGAACTGGATGGTCTTGGAAGATCAATTCTTAGAGAAAAATACCTGTTTAAAATCCGGGAAGGATTTTCTCTGGAACCTGAATCTGTACCGATTCCAAAAAGAATCCTTGAGCTCCCATCAGGGAGGGGACTCATTGAAGCAGAGAGTATCAGAAGGGGAATTGAAAGATATAAAGTTCTTCTTGAAAATGATAAACTTTAA
- a CDS encoding flavodoxin family protein: MNIIAFNGSPRAEQSTTHIMVAAFLAGAEETGAKTEQIYLAHKKIGHCLGCFSCWLKTPGKCIQSDDMADLIQKYLSSDVAIFASPLYMDNVSGIMKNFMDRLLPVGDPHFEKDNHGDVRHIKGKANNPKFIMISNSGFPEQSNFQVLKLLAKRLARNYQTEFITEIYLGAGGMLQVEEMKPLADEYTKLLKTAGAEVVRTGTLSSETSRMLDKPLIKDPGFVDTFIANMNEYMDSMIAANKPI, encoded by the coding sequence ATGAACATTATTGCTTTTAATGGAAGCCCCCGGGCAGAACAGAGCACTACCCATATTATGGTAGCTGCTTTTCTCGCCGGAGCAGAAGAAACAGGGGCAAAAACCGAACAAATATACCTTGCTCATAAAAAAATCGGTCATTGTCTTGGTTGTTTTTCATGTTGGCTGAAAACTCCAGGAAAATGCATTCAATCTGATGATATGGCTGATCTCATTCAAAAATATCTCAGTTCAGATGTAGCAATATTTGCATCTCCTTTGTACATGGACAATGTATCTGGCATTATGAAAAATTTCATGGACCGGCTATTACCCGTTGGCGATCCACATTTTGAGAAAGATAATCATGGCGATGTACGTCATATAAAAGGAAAAGCAAATAATCCAAAGTTTATCATGATATCAAATTCCGGATTTCCGGAACAGAGCAATTTCCAGGTATTAAAACTGCTTGCAAAAAGGCTAGCACGTAATTACCAGACAGAGTTTATCACCGAGATATATCTGGGAGCCGGAGGTATGCTTCAGGTTGAAGAGATGAAACCACTCGCAGATGAATATACAAAACTCCTAAAAACAGCCGGGGCAGAAGTTGTCAGAACCGGAACCCTATCTTCTGAAACCAGCAGGATGCTCGATAAACCACTTATCAAGGATCCAGGGTTTGTTGATACTTTTATTGCAAACATGAATGAATATATGGATTCCATGATTGCTGCAAACAAACCAATATAA
- a CDS encoding ABC transporter ATP-binding protein, with amino-acid sequence MQEIISTKNLTKLYGDLTAVNIVTLSVQKGSLFGLLGPNGSGKTTMIKMLTGQISPSTGNAIILGIDVNTDPIGVRKLVGIIPEQESPPSFLTCMEYLEFIGNIRKIPDLEKRADWWFEFLEFEDKKNVLCKDLSRGTRQKLMLTQAFIHEPELALIDEPLINFDPIMQDKVKSFFVTYAQKGNTLFISTHLLETAEEICSEVAILQSGTLLFTGTIKSVREGYGHLQDLFLSLVRR; translated from the coding sequence GTGCAGGAAATAATCTCAACGAAAAATCTTACGAAATTGTATGGTGATCTGACCGCGGTTAATATTGTAACCCTTTCAGTCCAAAAAGGCTCTCTCTTTGGGCTTTTAGGTCCGAACGGTTCAGGAAAAACCACGATGATCAAAATGTTGACCGGACAGATATCTCCATCAACAGGAAATGCCATCATTCTTGGTATTGACGTGAACACCGACCCGATCGGAGTCAGAAAACTGGTTGGAATTATTCCTGAGCAGGAATCACCACCGAGTTTTCTAACATGTATGGAGTATCTGGAATTTATCGGCAATATCAGAAAGATTCCTGATCTTGAAAAAAGAGCAGACTGGTGGTTTGAGTTCCTTGAATTCGAAGATAAAAAAAATGTTCTCTGTAAAGATCTGTCGAGGGGGACGAGACAGAAATTAATGCTCACACAGGCATTTATTCATGAACCTGAACTTGCTCTGATTGATGAGCCACTCATCAATTTTGATCCAATCATGCAGGATAAAGTTAAATCTTTCTTTGTAACTTATGCTCAAAAGGGAAATACTCTTTTTATTTCCACCCACCTTCTCGAGACTGCTGAAGAGATCTGTTCAGAAGTTGCAATCCTTCAATCAGGAACCCTCCTTTTTACGGGAACAATCAAATCAGTCAGAGAAGGGTATGGTCACCTGCAGGACTTGTTCCTCTCCCTTGTCAGGAGATAA
- a CDS encoding ATP-binding protein, producing MDRRIPYGIMNYGEMIQKNGYFIDKTRYIEKLERVQNPVFLRPRRFGKSLFCSMLAYYYDICEAHRFDELFGHTWIGQNPTETHNQYIVLKFDFSVIAVSENIKETEYAFNRHCTGRILETRYSYPNYMQDAPEFVPDEKASIALSLWLGFLQKTGAPQVFVIIDEYDNFVNQYITSHQDHIYEEITTGDSFLRTFFKALKEGRQTGALANVFITGVLPIAIDDLTSSYNIASFITLDPVFEHMLGFTQVEVTELVDKVYQDFHLDPNTRGEVKDLIKNQYNGYHFVNTDSESVYNPNMLMYFLRQLSEHKMIPADLFDLNMRTDLTWIRRLTRGNEKNTRELVRQLTTDEAIPFNRKALVSQFNLNEFFDPAFYPVSLFYLGLLTRKDEFDLMIPNLSMKEIAVEYFNEVFRIDLGQEKYTSMMQGFIRNPDLTQLFSDYWRLYVSQLPEAIFSQVNENFYRTTFFELCSRYLSTWFVWNVERSYPKGRTDLEFVGKFNEKFAGLRWVIEFKYFSNTEWTGMKTSIEDFSVREEDTVQIRGYAEGLRNEYPEADIRLFVIYCIGNQGFSVFDVTM from the coding sequence ATGGACAGGCGAATACCGTACGGGATCATGAATTATGGTGAGATGATCCAAAAAAATGGATATTTTATCGACAAAACCAGGTATATTGAAAAACTTGAGAGAGTTCAAAATCCCGTTTTTCTTCGCCCCCGCCGATTTGGAAAGTCTCTTTTCTGCTCTATGCTTGCATATTATTATGATATTTGTGAGGCTCACCGGTTTGATGAACTGTTCGGACATACCTGGATAGGACAGAATCCAACGGAAACACATAACCAATATATCGTTCTGAAATTTGATTTTTCTGTAATTGCTGTGTCTGAAAACATAAAAGAAACAGAATATGCCTTTAACCGTCATTGTACCGGCCGGATTCTTGAGACCAGATATTCATATCCAAATTATATGCAGGATGCTCCAGAATTTGTCCCTGATGAAAAAGCCTCAATTGCTCTTTCCCTCTGGCTTGGTTTTCTACAGAAAACTGGCGCTCCCCAGGTATTTGTTATTATTGATGAGTATGACAACTTTGTAAATCAGTATATCACCAGTCACCAGGATCATATTTATGAAGAGATTACTACAGGAGACAGTTTTCTCCGGACTTTCTTCAAAGCTCTCAAGGAAGGACGACAAACCGGTGCTCTTGCAAATGTATTCATCACCGGGGTGCTTCCCATTGCTATTGATGATCTGACCTCCAGTTATAATATAGCATCATTTATCACTCTGGATCCAGTCTTTGAACATATGCTGGGATTTACTCAGGTTGAGGTTACTGAACTGGTGGATAAGGTTTATCAGGATTTTCATCTTGATCCAAACACACGGGGAGAGGTGAAGGATCTGATTAAGAATCAGTATAATGGGTATCATTTTGTGAATACTGATTCTGAATCGGTGTATAACCCCAATATGCTCATGTACTTTCTCCGGCAGTTGAGTGAGCATAAAATGATTCCTGCAGATCTCTTTGACCTGAATATGAGAACAGATCTAACCTGGATACGAAGACTTACCAGAGGGAATGAGAAAAATACCCGTGAATTGGTTCGTCAACTGACAACAGATGAAGCAATCCCTTTTAACCGTAAGGCACTTGTATCACAATTTAACCTGAATGAATTCTTCGATCCGGCGTTTTATCCCGTCTCACTCTTTTATCTTGGTCTCCTTACAAGAAAAGATGAATTTGATCTGATGATTCCGAATCTCTCAATGAAAGAGATTGCTGTTGAATACTTTAATGAAGTGTTCCGTATTGATCTTGGGCAAGAAAAATACACCTCTATGATGCAGGGGTTTATCAGAAACCCTGATCTTACTCAGCTCTTCTCCGATTATTGGCGACTCTATGTGAGTCAGCTCCCAGAAGCAATCTTCTCTCAGGTGAATGAGAACTTTTATCGGACGACATTCTTTGAACTTTGTAGTCGCTATCTTTCCACCTGGTTTGTCTGGAACGTTGAACGTTCATACCCAAAGGGCCGGACTGACCTTGAATTTGTTGGTAAGTTCAATGAGAAGTTTGCCGGACTTCGGTGGGTAATTGAGTTTAAATATTTCTCAAATACTGAATGGACCGGGATGAAAACGTCTATTGAAGATTTTTCCGTCAGGGAAGAGGATACAGTCCAAATCCGGGGGTATGCAGAAGGGCTCAGGAATGAGTATCCTGAAGCAGATATCCGGCTTTTTGTGATATATTGTATCGGAAACCAGGGATTCTCAGTTTTTGATGTGACAATGTGA
- a CDS encoding VWA domain-containing protein, with the protein MKIRFISILFLCTCILIGTLTVGVFAGPTSGDIPSPGTDEQSTVSYPNNGNSISIPGMSVVDITGINAVNYPTVITYVTVNTPAGRAGELTKDDFHVFENGDPMEITSVSFPDKATRTKLDLAILFDDTGSMSDEIADMKEKVKGLTDSIDVANIDCRYALISFNDAVSLKQGWTSNPSIIKSAIDSLVADGGDDAPEADLDAIEAALALGFRPDAQHMILDITDEKTHYRDDGTPFSQFTIPETASHLLSNGTSYILVGPASTSGLFNVHNDKKELVKALGGSGLFIDIHSDEFSSILDKIQSIITQTYTIGYYTPHVYGEDRKIALEVQVGNDSDSGLYTATRQQQTFTPETGSDRIIPSIEQDAEDYSSTDDSMSILGSKVVDITGINGVNFPYVITYVTVNTTKGRSGGLGKDDFQVYEDGKLMNITEFSFTGDSSQSKLDLAIVFDDTGSMRDEINDLKEKVLELTDRIATANIDCRYALITFKDSVTVKQDWTSDAAAIKEAIDGLNASEGFDAPEANLDAIEAALGLRFRSDAQHMILDITDDMTHYRNDGTPFSKYTIPETAGNLLNNGTSFILVGPTMVSGSFNQDNDKRELVKALGGSGLFIDVHGNEFIKILDSIQGIITQTYTIGYYTPDPNPDGVKRTVEIHVGSDSDSGQYIAAASE; encoded by the coding sequence ATGAAAATTCGATTTATTTCAATCCTTTTTCTATGTACGTGCATATTGATTGGTACATTAACTGTGGGAGTTTTCGCCGGACCTACCAGCGGAGACATCCCCTCTCCCGGAACAGATGAACAGAGTACTGTATCATACCCAAATAATGGAAACTCGATAAGCATACCGGGAATGTCTGTTGTTGACATAACCGGAATTAACGCCGTAAACTATCCAACAGTAATCACGTATGTAACAGTGAACACCCCTGCAGGAAGAGCCGGTGAGCTCACAAAAGACGATTTTCATGTTTTCGAGAACGGCGATCCCATGGAGATCACCTCAGTATCATTCCCGGATAAGGCAACAAGAACCAAACTGGATTTGGCAATTCTGTTTGATGATACCGGGAGTATGAGCGACGAAATCGCTGATATGAAAGAGAAAGTGAAAGGGCTGACAGACAGTATTGATGTTGCGAATATTGATTGTCGATATGCATTAATCAGTTTCAATGATGCGGTATCACTGAAGCAAGGATGGACGTCAAACCCTTCAATTATCAAAAGTGCGATAGACAGTCTGGTAGCAGATGGTGGTGATGATGCCCCTGAAGCAGACCTAGATGCAATAGAAGCTGCCCTGGCACTCGGATTCAGACCTGATGCCCAACATATGATACTGGATATTACCGATGAAAAGACACATTACAGAGATGACGGAACACCATTTTCACAATTCACAATTCCAGAGACAGCAAGCCATCTTCTCAGTAATGGAACGAGTTACATATTGGTGGGTCCGGCATCGACATCCGGACTTTTTAATGTTCATAATGATAAAAAAGAATTAGTAAAGGCCCTTGGTGGAAGCGGACTTTTCATTGATATTCATAGTGATGAATTCTCCTCAATTCTTGATAAAATACAGTCAATTATCACGCAAACCTACACTATTGGCTATTATACACCTCATGTATATGGAGAAGATCGGAAAATTGCACTTGAGGTTCAGGTAGGAAACGATTCAGACAGCGGATTATACACTGCAACCAGACAACAGCAGACATTTACCCCGGAAACAGGATCAGATAGGATCATACCATCCATTGAACAGGATGCTGAAGATTACAGCAGCACGGATGATAGTATGAGCATTCTTGGATCAAAGGTGGTAGATATCACCGGAATTAATGGGGTCAATTTCCCTTACGTTATTACCTATGTTACTGTGAACACAACAAAAGGGAGATCTGGCGGCCTTGGAAAAGATGATTTCCAGGTATATGAAGATGGAAAACTAATGAATATCACTGAGTTCTCATTTACCGGAGATTCATCTCAATCTAAACTTGACCTGGCAATTGTTTTTGACGACACCGGAAGTATGCGGGATGAGATCAATGATCTCAAAGAAAAGGTCCTTGAACTCACCGATCGGATTGCTACAGCAAATATTGACTGCAGATATGCCCTCATCACGTTCAAAGATTCAGTAACGGTAAAGCAGGACTGGACTTCAGATGCAGCAGCAATAAAAGAAGCAATAGACGGGTTAAACGCAAGTGAAGGATTTGATGCTCCGGAGGCAAACCTTGATGCTATTGAAGCAGCCCTTGGGTTACGATTCAGATCTGACGCCCAGCATATGATACTGGACATCACCGATGATATGACTCATTACCGAAATGATGGAACGCCATTTTCGAAATACACCATTCCTGAAACAGCAGGAAATCTCCTGAACAATGGTACGAGCTTTATCCTAGTAGGACCTACCATGGTTTCAGGTTCATTTAATCAGGACAATGATAAACGAGAGTTAGTTAAGGCTCTTGGTGGAAGCGGGCTTTTCATTGACGTCCATGGAAATGAATTTATTAAAATCCTTGACAGTATTCAGGGAATTATTACCCAGACATACACCATCGGATATTATACTCCAGATCCTAATCCGGATGGAGTAAAACGAACCGTGGAGATCCATGTAGGCAGTGATTCAGATAGCGGACAGTATATAGCTGCAGCATCTGAATGA